In a genomic window of Asticcacaulis sp.:
- a CDS encoding DUF2948 family protein yields MGLFGLGKAPAKPLRLMAQDADDLPAISALVQDAALRAGDLSYDPAGRHFTLRMNRFCHEAGKSVPLRAPSVLRISGVMAVKMRGLDIKQANLPLSLLDIAVEPLEAPAAALTLRFAGASHRDIRIEAECIDVLLLDLAAPRRARSTPAHF; encoded by the coding sequence ATGGGGCTTTTCGGGCTAGGAAAGGCGCCGGCAAAGCCCTTGCGCCTGATGGCGCAGGACGCTGACGATCTGCCGGCCATCTCTGCCCTGGTGCAGGATGCCGCCCTGCGCGCCGGCGACCTGAGCTATGATCCGGCCGGCCGTCATTTCACCCTGCGCATGAACCGCTTCTGCCATGAGGCCGGAAAGAGCGTCCCGCTGCGCGCGCCGAGCGTTCTGCGAATTTCGGGCGTGATGGCGGTCAAAATGCGCGGGCTCGATATCAAACAGGCGAACCTGCCGCTGAGCCTGCTCGATATCGCGGTCGAGCCCCTGGAAGCGCCCGCCGCTGCCCTGACCCTGCGTTTTGCCGGCGCGAGCCATCGAGACATCCGTATTGAAGCCGAGTGCATCGACGTGCTTCTGCTCGACCTGGCGGCCCCGCGCCGCGCCCGCAGTACGCCGGCGCATTTCTGA